ACATCACCCGCCTCTACGTCACCAACAGCCGGGGCGAAAGCATTCCGCTGTCGGCGGTGGTGCACCAGGTCGAAAACTCGAACCCCAGCACACTCTACCACTTCAACCGCTTCAAGGCGGCTACCATCTCGGCGCAACTGGCCGAAGGTAAAACCGTGGGCGACGGCGTGAAGGCCATGCAAGCCATTGCCGATAAAGTGCTGGACCCCAGCGTTTTTCAAACGGCCCTCACCGGCTCGTCGCGCGACTTTGCCGAAAGCGCGGGCAACACTACGTTTGCCTTTGTGCTGGCTCTGGTGCTGATTTATTTGCTGCTGGCGGCGCAGTTCGAGAGCTTCCGCGACCCGCTCATTATTCTCATTACGGTGCCGCTGGCGCTGGCCGGCGCGCTACTCAGCCTGTGGGCAATGAACCAGACGCTCAACATCTTCTCGCAAATCGGGATGATTATGCTCATCGGCCTCGTGACCAAGAACGGCATCCTCATCGTGGAGTTTGCCAACCACCAGCGCGACGCCGGCCTGCCCCTGCGCGAGGCCGTGCGCCTGGCCGCCCAGCAGCGCCTGCGCCCCATTTTGATGACCTCGCTGGCCACCGCGCTCGGTGCCCTACCCATCGCCCTGAGCTTGGGCGCGGCCAGTACTAGCCGCAAGCCGCTGGGTATCGTTATCGTGGGCGGCATTCTGTTCTCGCTGGTACTCACGCTGTTGGTCATTCCGGCCATCTATACCTTTATTGCCAAGGAGCGCCAGCCGGTGGCAGTGGGCGAGGCAGCCGTGCCTACCCCCGAGCCGGCCGAAGTAGCCGCGTAGGGGCATCTCACCCCCACGCCAAAACACCGTTACGCATTCATGAAATCCGTATTACTTAGTTTGTTAGCGCTCTTGATAAGCCTGTTCAGCTTAGCCCAGCAAGCGCCTACCCCCCCGCCTACCGTGCCCTCACCCGCCACGGCGGCCGACCCGCCCGCACCCGTGCTCACACTGCACGAGGCCCTGCAAACGGCCCTTAAAAACAGCCTCGATTTGCAGATTGGGCAAAACGCGATAGAGGTGCAGCGCCTGCAAAATACGCTGGGCTTCGCGGGCGGCCTGCCCAATTTGGCCCTGAACGCCAGTAATAACGTAGTTATCAACAATACCCAGCAGAAGTTTAACACCGGCGACCCGCGCACCGCTACCGGGGCGCGCAGCACGCAGTACACGACGGGCCTGGCGGGCACCTACCTGCTCTATAATGGCGGCTACGTGGTGGCCAACCGGCGGCGGCTCGATGAGCTGCAGAATATCAGCGAGTTGCAGCTCAACTCAACGGTGCAGAACGTGCTGGCCGACGTGAGCCTGAAGTACTACGCCGTGGTGCAGCAGCAGCGCTATATCCGCACGCTGGAGGCCTCCACGGAGGTGTCGCGCCAGAAGCTGCGCCTTATTGAGGCCCGCCAGGCGGTGGGCCTGGCCAATAATGCCGATAAGTTTCAGGCCCAGCTCGACCTCAACGCGCAGCTCGAGACCCAGCAGCAGCAGGCCTTGGCCGCCCGCCAGGCCATTGCCGACCTGCTGCGCGCCCTCACCCTGAACTTGGATACGCCCATCGCGGTGGAGGACTCCATTCCGGTGGACCGCCAGCTGCGCTGGGCCGACATAGAAGCCTCACTTGGGCGCAACCCCGCCCTGCTGGCTGCTGACCGCCAGGTGCGCGTGAATGAGCTGCTGGAGCGCGTAGCCCGCGCTAATCGCTACCCCGCCATCGGCCTGAACGCGGGCAGCAACTTTGCCCGTAACCAGAACGCGGTGGGTACCACGCTTTTCAACCAGAGCTACGGACCCTATGCCGGGCTGGGCCTGGCACTACCCATCTACTCGGGGGGGGTGAACAAGCGCTTGGTGGACGTGGCGCGCGTCAATACTAAAACGGCGGAGCTGCAGCGCCTCGCCTTGCAGCAAAACTACCAGCTGAATGCCCGCAAGGCGTGGGAGGCCTACCAGCAGCAGCTCGCGTCGGTGGCCATCGCCGAGCAGAGCTATACCACGGCCCGCCAGCTGCTGAAGCTAGTGCAGCTGCGCCTCGACGCCGGCCTCTCCACCCTGGTAGATGTGAAGCTGGCCCAGCAGAGCTTCGAGGATGCCGGCTACCGCCTGACCAACTACCGCTACGCCGCGAAGTCGGCCGAGATAACCCTGCGGCAGCTAGCGGCGCTGCTCACGCCGTGAGGAGGGGGTAAGGGGCGCTTGTCATTGCGAGCGCAGCGCGGCAGTGACAGACGATTTCACGTAATTTCTAAAAGGGGCCCTCTCAGAAAACGGAAAATATAGCATGTTAAGGAAAGAGCGTACTTAACGCGTGAGTTGTTTGGGCGTACAACCAAACTGCTTTTTGAAAGCACGATGAAAGTGCTGCGGGTGGGCGTAGCCGAGCTGGTAAGCAATTTCGGCTACAGTTTGACCGCCACCCAGAAGCAGATGACGGGCCTCTTCGAGCCGTTGCGTCTGGACAAAGCCTCCCACGCTGGTACCAAACAGCTGCCGAAAGCCGCGCTTCAAGCTGAACTCGTTGAGCTGGCACTGGCGGGCCAGTGCGGCGGCGGAAGGTGGCTCGCTCAGTTGGCGCAACAATAGGGCACGGGCGTAGTACAGCTTGTCGCGCTCGGGAGCTCCGAGCGGCGGCAGCGTCGTCGGGCCGGGGGCCAGCCACAAGGCGGCCTGCTGGGCCACCAGTTCCAGCACCACGGCTTCGTAGTGCAGGCGCTTGAGGCCAAGGGGTTCGGGGCTATGCCAGAGGGTATCGAGCTGGTAGCGCAGGCGGGGGGGCAGGCCCAGCGCGGAGGCGTGCCGCACGAAGGGGAAGCCTTGCGTAAGGTGCTCGGTCATGTCCGCCAGTTCGGGCACGTAGTCGGTGAGCAGACTCACCATCCGGGCGACGGGCACCTGCACCGTCACCAGCCGGAACTGACCGGTGCCGAGCAGGTGGTTTTGTTCCAGGGACTGCGGGTTGAAGACCCAGTTGTGGTAGCCGGGGGCGTAGAGCTGCTCGTGCAGCAGCCCCGTCTGGCTTTGGCGCAGCGTACCCGCCAGCATAAAGCTCAGTTCCACCACGGGGCGTTCGTTGACGTGCTGCCAGGGCGTCGGGGGGTGCTCGGCGACGAAGCGAGTTTCGTTGAGTACCACACCCCCAACGGCTACTACCCGGGCCGTGCCCTGACAGCCCGCCAGCGGCAGGACCACGTGCTGCTCCTGGCCTTCGGGCAGGCAAAAGCCGGCGGCAAACGGAGGGGGCGAAGCAGGTTCCATAGGCAGGCCAACACGAAGATGGTACAAATTACTCCCGATTGTGCACCAGCTGCCGCCCGTGGGCCGAGCACCTTTGCAGGACGTTTCCCCAACTCCATTTTCCCCGGAAAGTTATGGCCGCTTCCCCCGTTCCCCTTCCGCCTCATGTGCCCGTGCTCATCGTGGGCGGAGGCTTTGCCGGCCTCACGGCCGCACTGTGCCTGCACCAGCAAGGCATCGACTACCTGCTGATTGAGCGCCACCCCGGCACGTCTGTGCTGCCCAAGTCCCGCAGTCTTGACCTGCGCAGCATGGAGATTTTCCGCGAGCTGGGCCTCAGCGTGGCCCTGCGCGAGGCCGGCCGCGCCCTGGCCCTGGCCTGGGGCGTGCTGCGCGGCCCTAACCTGGCCGAAGCCCTCGCCACCCAGCCCCCCGCCAACGCGGAGCGCGTGACCCATCCCAGTCAATTGGCCGTGTTCGAGCGCCTGGCCGCCCAAAGCCCCGAAAGCGGGGCCCGCTGCACCCAGGACCTGGCCGAGCCGGTGCTGCGCCAGGCGGCCGAGGCGCGGGGGGGCGACCTGCGCTTCTACCACGAACTCCTCCACTTCGAACAGGATGCCGACCGCGTCACGGCCACCGTGCGCGACCGTGCCACCGGCACCGAGCACACCCTGACGGCCGACTACCTGCTGGCCGCCGACGGGGCCAACAGCCCCACCCGCCGGGCCGTGCACGCCGCCACCAGCGGCCGGGGCAGTCTGGGGCACTACCTCAACGTGTATTTCGAAGCCGATTTGACCGAGCCGGTGCGGGGTCGTGAGTTCAGCATGTTTTTGCTGCAAGAGCCCGATGTAACCGGCTTCCTGCTGGCGATTAACAATACGGACCGCTGGTCCCTGCACCTGCGCTACTACCCCGAAAAGGGCCAACAACCGGCCGATTTCACCGGACCCGTGCTCCAAGACCTCCTGCACCGGGTGCTGGGCCTGCCCGAACTGCCGCTCCGCATTCTGAGCGCGCTGCCCTGGGAAATGGCCGTGCGCACCGTGGAACAGGAACAGTTTGGCCGGGTGTTTCTGGCGGGCGACGCAGCGCACACTATGACACCGTACGCCGGCAAAGGGGCCGCCACCGGGGTGCAGGATGTGCACAACCTGGCCTGGAAGCTGGCCGCCGTGCTGCGCGGCCAGGCCGGCCCCGCCTTGCTGGCCACTTATAGCCCCGAGCGCCAGCCCATCGGTGCCTTCTTCGCGCACCTCTCGGGAGATATGGCTGATTCCCACGGCTTCATTGACCCCGCCAAGATGAAAGAGCACGGGCTGGCGCTACTGGGCCTGCCCGACTATACCTATCGTTCTGCTGCCATCTTGGCGGCTGATAATCAACTCACCACGCCCGCCAACGCCCTCCCCCTGGCGGGCCAGCCCGGTACCCGCCTGCCCCATCTCTGGCTCGACGACGCGCACACGGCCTCCACGCTCGACGGGTGCCGGGGCCGGTTTGGGCTGGTCGCCAGCGGCGCGGCGGCTCCCTGGCGGGCGCGCTGCTCACCGGCGGCCGATGGATTACTGGTGGTGCAGGAGTTGCCAGCCACCGCCCGCCTGGCCTGGCAACAACTCACGCAAACACAGCCCGATGAGGCACTGCTTGTACGTCCCGACGGCTTCCTAGCGGCTCGCCTGCCATCCACGGTCACGGCTGCCGACTTGGCCACCCACTTGCGGCAGGTGCTCTGCCTCTAACTGCTTTGCTGCGTCCCTGGGGCCACCGGAGGCGCACGCTGTGCGAGCTGGCATCCCTATAAGGGATATTCTTATGGATGGCCTTCGTGCAGAGAAATGGTAAATTTCGTTTGAAGCAGCAGGATGGCACCGCTTAACGTGCTATATTTTCCGTTTTTTGAGAGGGCCCCTAAACCAAAAATCAACTTAGCTAACCACCATAGCAATCAGGCGCTTACATTTGGGGCTCACTCTAACCCCCTGATGCTATGAAACTTGTTATCCGCAACCTCTCCAAGACTTACGCCAACGGCGTGCGCGCCCTGCACGACGTGAGTCTGACCATCCCGAACGGCATGTTTGGCCTGCTGGGGCCCAATGGCGCGGGCAAAAGCAGCCTCATGCGCACCATTGCCACGCTGCAAGAGCCCGATGCGGGCAGCATCACACTGGGCGATATCAATGTGCTGACCGAGAAGGACGCCGTGCGCCGGGTGCTGGGCTATTTGCCGCAGGAATTCGGGCTCTACCCCAGCATTTCGGCCGAGGTGCTGCTCGACCATTTTGCCGCGCTCAAGGGCATCCGCGATGGGCACGAGCGCAAGCTGGCCGTGGACGCGCTGCTGCACCAAACTAACCTGTGGGCGGCCCGCAAGAAAAACCTGGGCGGCTACTCGGGCGGCATGCGCCAGCGCTTTGGCATTGCGGTGGCGCTGCTGGGCGCGCCGCAGCTCATCATCGTGGATGAGCCCACCGCCGGCCTCGACCCCACCGAGCGCAACCGCTTTCTGGATTTGCTGAGCGAAATCGGCGAAAACGTGGTCGTCATCCTGAGCACGCACATCGTGGAAGACGTGACCGAGCTGTGCTCCAACATGGCCATCATCGCGGGCGGCGAAGTAGTAGCTACCGGCCAGCCCGCCGACGTCATCGGCGAATTACGCGGCAAAGTGTACCGCACCAAAACCGAAAAAGCTGCCCTGGCGCAGCTCAAAAGCGAATACGAGGTAATTTCCTCGAAGCTTGTAGCCGGCCAGCCGGTCGTGCGCGTGTTCAGCGACGCGCCCATCAACGGCCAGTTTCAGCCCACCGAGGCCACTTTGGAGGACGTGTATTTCCACCGCTTGGCCAGAAGGGAATTAAAAATTACGAATTAAAAATTAAAAAGGGATTGTGCTCGGCCAATCTCCACCGGGACAGCGCGACACCCGGTAAATTTTTAATTCATAATTTTTAATTCCCTTCCGCCATGTTTCGCAATGTCTTCACCTTCGAGCTGCGCTACCGGTTGCGGCAGCCGAGCACGTATATCTACTTTGGTATTCTCTTCCTGATTGGCTTCCTGTTTCTGGCCGTCGAGGAAACGTTTTTTGGGCCCAGCACCGGGGGCAAGGTGTTCAAAAATGCCCCCGATACGCTGGCTAATTTCCACCTGGGCGGCTCGTTTCTGGCCTTATTCATCACGGCGGCCATCATGGGCACGCCCATTTATCGCGATGATAAAGAAGGGATTACGGGTTTGCTCTACACTACGCCGCTGCGCAAGTCGGCGTATCTGGGTGGGCGGTTTCTGGCTTCGCTCTTGATTATCTGGTTCATTATGAGCGGCATGTCGTTGGGCGCGATGGCCGGTTCGGTGATGCCCTGGCTGAACCCGGCCAAGTACGGGCCGTTTCGACTCGATGCCTACCTGGGGCCGCTGCTGGGCGGGGCCTTCGTGAATGCCTTTTTCGCGGGCTGCGTGTTTTTCGCGGCCTATGCGCTCACGCGCTCGTCGCTGGTGGTGTACCTGGGCGGCATCGTGCTGTTTTTGCTCTACCAGATTTCGTTGGTTGTCACCACCAACCTCAGTAACGAGCGCCTGGCGGCGTTGCTCGACCCGTTTGGGCTCGATACGCGCACGGTGGTGACCAAGTACTGGTCCATTGCCGAGCGCAATACCAAGCTCCTACCCTTCGGCAGCGGCGCGATGCTCGAAAACCGTCTGCTGTGGGTGGGGGTCGGGCTGGCGCTGCTGGCGCTGAGCTTCGCTACTTTTCGCATGGCTGCACCGCGAAGCCGGGGTAGGGCGGCCGCGCCCGAGGCGGCCCCGCTGGCGCTGGCGGGGGTAGGCATCCGGCGCTCGCCGGTGGTGTTTGGGCCGGGCACGGCGCTGTGGCAGCTGGGGCAGCTGGCGCGGGTGCAGTTTCTGAACGTGGTGCGGGCCAAGCCCTTTATGGCGTTGGTCTTTTTTGGGGTCGTAAACGTGCTGTTTTCGGCCTACTTCCGCTACACCGGCGAGCGGGTGCAGCTGCCCGTGACCTACGAGGTGCTGAGCCTGGTCAATAACGGCTTCGGGCTGTTCGTGCTGATTATCATCACCGTATACTCGGGCGAGCTGGTATGGCGCGAGCGTGAAACCAAGCTGCAACAGGTTTTTGACGCCCTACCCCTGCCCAACTGGGTGCCCTTCGTGAGCAAGCTGCTGGCGCTCATCGGCACGCAGGTGGTGCTCTACGCGGCGCTGGTGGGGGTAGGGCTGGGCATCCAGCTTTTCCGGGGCTACCATCATTTAGAATTAGGGCTTTACGGCAAGGATTTCCTGCTGCAACTGCTCAACATTGTGCAGTTGTGCGCCCTTACGATGGCCGTGCAAACCATTGTTAACAACAAGTACGTGGGCTACACGGTAATGATACTTTTCTACGTGGTAGTGTACATCGCGCCCGACGCGTTGGGCGTGCATCATGTGCTGCTGAAGTACGACGGCACCGTTCCTTACACCTATTCCGACATGAACGGCTACGGGCATTTCGTGGCCCCGCTCTTCTGGCTTAATTTGTACTATATGGCTGGCG
The genomic region above belongs to Hymenobacter psoromatis and contains:
- a CDS encoding TolC family protein; translation: MISLFSLAQQAPTPPPTVPSPATAADPPAPVLTLHEALQTALKNSLDLQIGQNAIEVQRLQNTLGFAGGLPNLALNASNNVVINNTQQKFNTGDPRTATGARSTQYTTGLAGTYLLYNGGYVVANRRRLDELQNISELQLNSTVQNVLADVSLKYYAVVQQQRYIRTLEASTEVSRQKLRLIEARQAVGLANNADKFQAQLDLNAQLETQQQQALAARQAIADLLRALTLNLDTPIAVEDSIPVDRQLRWADIEASLGRNPALLAADRQVRVNELLERVARANRYPAIGLNAGSNFARNQNAVGTTLFNQSYGPYAGLGLALPIYSGGVNKRLVDVARVNTKTAELQRLALQQNYQLNARKAWEAYQQQLASVAIAEQSYTTARQLLKLVQLRLDAGLSTLVDVKLAQQSFEDAGYRLTNYRYAAKSAEITLRQLAALLTP
- a CDS encoding helix-turn-helix transcriptional regulator; protein product: MEPASPPPFAAGFCLPEGQEQHVVLPLAGCQGTARVVAVGGVVLNETRFVAEHPPTPWQHVNERPVVELSFMLAGTLRQSQTGLLHEQLYAPGYHNWVFNPQSLEQNHLLGTGQFRLVTVQVPVARMVSLLTDYVPELADMTEHLTQGFPFVRHASALGLPPRLRYQLDTLWHSPEPLGLKRLHYEAVVLELVAQQAALWLAPGPTTLPPLGAPERDKLYYARALLLRQLSEPPSAAALARQCQLNEFSLKRGFRQLFGTSVGGFVQTQRLEEARHLLLGGGQTVAEIAYQLGYAHPQHFHRAFKKQFGCTPKQLTR
- a CDS encoding FAD-dependent monooxygenase, with the translated sequence MAASPVPLPPHVPVLIVGGGFAGLTAALCLHQQGIDYLLIERHPGTSVLPKSRSLDLRSMEIFRELGLSVALREAGRALALAWGVLRGPNLAEALATQPPANAERVTHPSQLAVFERLAAQSPESGARCTQDLAEPVLRQAAEARGGDLRFYHELLHFEQDADRVTATVRDRATGTEHTLTADYLLAADGANSPTRRAVHAATSGRGSLGHYLNVYFEADLTEPVRGREFSMFLLQEPDVTGFLLAINNTDRWSLHLRYYPEKGQQPADFTGPVLQDLLHRVLGLPELPLRILSALPWEMAVRTVEQEQFGRVFLAGDAAHTMTPYAGKGAATGVQDVHNLAWKLAAVLRGQAGPALLATYSPERQPIGAFFAHLSGDMADSHGFIDPAKMKEHGLALLGLPDYTYRSAAILAADNQLTTPANALPLAGQPGTRLPHLWLDDAHTASTLDGCRGRFGLVASGAAAPWRARCSPAADGLLVVQELPATARLAWQQLTQTQPDEALLVRPDGFLAARLPSTVTAADLATHLRQVLCL
- a CDS encoding ABC transporter ATP-binding protein, with protein sequence MKLVIRNLSKTYANGVRALHDVSLTIPNGMFGLLGPNGAGKSSLMRTIATLQEPDAGSITLGDINVLTEKDAVRRVLGYLPQEFGLYPSISAEVLLDHFAALKGIRDGHERKLAVDALLHQTNLWAARKKNLGGYSGGMRQRFGIAVALLGAPQLIIVDEPTAGLDPTERNRFLDLLSEIGENVVVILSTHIVEDVTELCSNMAIIAGGEVVATGQPADVIGELRGKVYRTKTEKAALAQLKSEYEVISSKLVAGQPVVRVFSDAPINGQFQPTEATLEDVYFHRLARRELKITN